Proteins from one Bacillota bacterium genomic window:
- a CDS encoding flagellar biosynthetic protein FliO — protein MESTWQTLRMLAGFVAVLALAIWGTRLLARRPGPSSGGRYLRLVEVISMGHNRHICLVRVGRHHQLLGLTDRTMIALGAYEDLEPCAGDEAASLQPFDIYRSVGLRLGLPCLRRRKEDDHEV, from the coding sequence GTGGAGTCAACCTGGCAGACCCTGAGAATGCTCGCAGGATTCGTCGCAGTGCTGGCCCTGGCGATCTGGGGAACCCGGCTCCTGGCCAGGAGGCCAGGACCCTCCTCGGGCGGCCGGTACCTGCGGCTGGTCGAGGTCATCTCCATGGGCCACAACCGGCATATTTGCCTGGTGAGGGTGGGGCGTCACCACCAGCTCCTAGGCCTGACGGATCGTACCATGATTGCCCTGGGGGCCTACGAGGACCTGGAACCCTGTGCGGGTGATGAGGCAGCCTCCCTGCAGCCCTTTGACATCTATAGAAGTGTTGGGTTGCGCCTAGGGCTACCCTGTCTCCGCCGTCGGAAGGAGGACGACCATGAGGTCTAG